From the Athene noctua chromosome 22, bAthNoc1.hap1.1, whole genome shotgun sequence genome, one window contains:
- the PUSL1 gene encoding tRNA pseudouridine synthase-like 1 isoform X1 yields MVSPPARYLVLFQYLGSRYSGVMETSNDQSVIGVQNYLEKAAQNLKPIVPIKFHISSRTDTGVHALCNSAHLDIQRPPGKPAFNEKQLIYSLNYHLRPEPIRILNAYRVTNSFHARFSALSRTYVYRVLMGCAHHSEVPVFEKDLCWAPAGGQLNVPAMRDAAQFLLGTHDFSTFRSLNAETPFHSPVRTIFQVDIQPTSGFLSHHYEQRGLEFWELKFRSRSFLYRQVRRMVGALVAVGQGKLTPHHIKELLERKDSRAFPPSAMAPPSGLFLKSVEYNEADLATTVAPGE; encoded by the exons ATGGTGTCTCCCCCAGCCCGGTACCTAGTGTTGTTTCAGTACTTGGGCAGTAGATATAG TGGAGTTATGGAGACTTCGAATGATCAGTCAGTGATTGGAGTCCAGAACTATTTGGAG AAGGCAGCGCAGAACCTAAAGCCCATTGTTCCCATCAAGTTCCACATCTCCAGCCGGACAGATACTGGTGTCCACGCACTCTGCAACTCCGCTCACCTTGACATCCAGAGGCCACCGGGGAAGCCAGCTTTTAATGAGAAACAGCTCATCTACAGTCTTAATTACCACCTGAGGCCTGAGCCAATCCG CATTTTGAATGCCTATCGAGTGACCAATAGCTTCCACGCACGTTTCTCTGCGCTGTCAAGAACCTACGTTTATCGGGTGTTGATGGGCTGCGCTCATCACTCCGAAGTACCCGTGTTTGAAAAGGATCTCTGCTGGGCTCCTGCGGGTGG CCAGCTGAATGTGCCTGCCATGCGGGATGCAGCGCAGTTCCTGCTGGGAACCCACGACTTCAGCACCTTTCGCTCGCTGAACGCCGAAACACCTTTTCATTCTCCAGTCAGGACCATCTTCCAGGTAGACATCCAACCCACTTCTGGCTTCCTGTCCCACCACTATGAACAGAG GGGACTGGAGTTTTGGGAGTTGAAGTTCAGGAGCAGATCATTTCTCTACCGACAG GTCCGAAGAATGGTTGGGGCTCTAGTTGCAGTTGGCCAGGGGAAGCTAACACCTCATCATATAAAGGAGTTACTGGAGAGGAAAGACTCACGGGCTTTTCCACCATCTGCCATGGCTCCGCCATCTGGACTCTTTCTAAAATCAGTGGAATATAATGAAGCAG atTTGGCCACTACAGTTGCCCCGGGAGAATAG
- the PUSL1 gene encoding tRNA pseudouridine synthase-like 1 isoform X2: MVSPPARGVMETSNDQSVIGVQNYLEKAAQNLKPIVPIKFHISSRTDTGVHALCNSAHLDIQRPPGKPAFNEKQLIYSLNYHLRPEPIRILNAYRVTNSFHARFSALSRTYVYRVLMGCAHHSEVPVFEKDLCWAPAGGQLNVPAMRDAAQFLLGTHDFSTFRSLNAETPFHSPVRTIFQVDIQPTSGFLSHHYEQRGLEFWELKFRSRSFLYRQVRRMVGALVAVGQGKLTPHHIKELLERKDSRAFPPSAMAPPSGLFLKSVEYNEADLATTVAPGE; the protein is encoded by the exons ATGGTGTCTCCCCCAGCCCG TGGAGTTATGGAGACTTCGAATGATCAGTCAGTGATTGGAGTCCAGAACTATTTGGAG AAGGCAGCGCAGAACCTAAAGCCCATTGTTCCCATCAAGTTCCACATCTCCAGCCGGACAGATACTGGTGTCCACGCACTCTGCAACTCCGCTCACCTTGACATCCAGAGGCCACCGGGGAAGCCAGCTTTTAATGAGAAACAGCTCATCTACAGTCTTAATTACCACCTGAGGCCTGAGCCAATCCG CATTTTGAATGCCTATCGAGTGACCAATAGCTTCCACGCACGTTTCTCTGCGCTGTCAAGAACCTACGTTTATCGGGTGTTGATGGGCTGCGCTCATCACTCCGAAGTACCCGTGTTTGAAAAGGATCTCTGCTGGGCTCCTGCGGGTGG CCAGCTGAATGTGCCTGCCATGCGGGATGCAGCGCAGTTCCTGCTGGGAACCCACGACTTCAGCACCTTTCGCTCGCTGAACGCCGAAACACCTTTTCATTCTCCAGTCAGGACCATCTTCCAGGTAGACATCCAACCCACTTCTGGCTTCCTGTCCCACCACTATGAACAGAG GGGACTGGAGTTTTGGGAGTTGAAGTTCAGGAGCAGATCATTTCTCTACCGACAG GTCCGAAGAATGGTTGGGGCTCTAGTTGCAGTTGGCCAGGGGAAGCTAACACCTCATCATATAAAGGAGTTACTGGAGAGGAAAGACTCACGGGCTTTTCCACCATCTGCCATGGCTCCGCCATCTGGACTCTTTCTAAAATCAGTGGAATATAATGAAGCAG atTTGGCCACTACAGTTGCCCCGGGAGAATAG
- the LOC141969295 gene encoding lysophosphatidic acid receptor 6-like has translation MAGSAWAEGVSNETVANGSSELSLEADFQYSLFPVIYSIVFVLGLVENLVALYLLSCRVKHVSHSYVYMINLALADILFVCVLPFKIHYHLNQNNWLFGDMACRVTGTFYYINICLSVAFFTCICVDRYIAVLHPFTYIQIRVGHYVGVVAVLWVAALSVAVPLILGGPLHNSGARNTVACFENFTTTSWTSRMAPYNILALVFGFAIPFSIILISYPLIARRISRVKRSVRRRKALSTIYLILGICTLCFLPYHLTHLLYFLMRTQVIQNESFTNLIYKLRRVTLALVSFNCCLNPLLYYFTSSDKQWHFSFRFRFRSKTVFTISDQKFGESSYVYKLHQRDGNKNPRDGLNRST, from the coding sequence ATGGCAGGTAGTGCCTGGGCTGAAGGAGTCTCCAACGAGACGGTTGCCAACGGCAGCTCAGAGCTCAGCCTGGAAGCAGACTTCCAGTATTCCTTGTTCCCGGTCATCTACAGCATCGTCTTCGTGCTGGGGCTGGTGGAGAACCTCGTAGCTCTGTACCTGCTCTCCTGCAGAGTCAAGCACGTGTCTCATTCCTACGTGTACATGATTAACCTGGCTCTGGCAGACATCCTGTTCGTTTGCGTCCTGCCATTTAAAATTCATTACCACCTGAACCAGAACAACTGGCTCTTTGGGGACATGGCCTGCAGGGTAACCGGGACTTTCTACTACATCAACATCTGCCTCAGCGTTGCCTTTTTCACCTGTATTTGTGTCGACCGCTACATCGCGGTGCTGCACCCCTTCACCTACATCCAGATCCGGGTCGGCCACTACGTGGGGGTGGTGGCCGTCCTGTGGGTGGCTGCTCTGAGCGTGGCGGTTCCGCTCATCCTCGGGGGTCCCCTCCACAACAGCGGTGCGAGGAACACGGTAGCGTGTTTTGAGAACTTTACCACCACGAGCTGGACTTCCCGCATGGCGCCTTATAACATCCTGGCCTTGGTTTTTGGGTTTGCGATCCCGTTTTCCATCATTCTCATCAGCTACCCTCTCATCGCCAGGAGGATTTCCCGGGTCAAACGCAGCGTTCGCAGGAGGAAGGCTCTGAGCACCATCTACCTCATCCTGGGCATCTGCACTCTGTGCTTTCTCCCCTATCATCTCACTCACTTGCTCTACTTTTTAATGAGAACCCAGGTCATCCAGAACGAGTCCTTCACCAACTTGATCTACAAACTGCGCAGGGTCACCTTGGCCCTCGTGAGCTTCAACTGTTGCCTTAACCCTCTCCTGTACTACTTCACCTCTTCCGACAAGCAGTGGCACTTCAGCTTCAGGTTCAGATTCAGGTCTAAAACAGTGTTCACCATCTCCGACCAGAAATTCGGGGAGTCCTCCTATGTGTACAAACTACACCAGCGAGACGGAAATAAAAATCCTAGAGATGGACTCAACAGATCGACCTAA